Genomic segment of Streptococcus australis:
CAAAGAAAAGTTGGTCGCTTTTGCCATGGCCAAACGAAGCAAAGATAAGGCTGAGCAAGAAAGTGGGGAACGAGTCTTTAACCTAGGAAAAGTCACTTATCAAAATACCAAAACAGGTTTTGCAACAAGTGTTCGAATGAATAGGAGCAACTATGAATTTCTCTTTCCTTCGATGAAACCCAAGGAAAAGAAAACGGACCCTAAGGAACAATTATCTACCAACTCAAGTCAACAAACCAATCAGAAAGAAACAGACCATAAGGCAGATAAGAAAGGCAATTCCTAGGCAATTCAACTTCTTTGTGTTAAACTAAAAGCATGAAACACGATTTTAATCACAAAGCAGAAACCTTTGATTCGCCCAAAAACATCTTTCTTGCAAACTTGGTTTGTCAAGCAGTTGAAAAACAGATTGCTCTTCTATCAGACAAGGAAATACTGGATTTCGGTGGTGGGACAGGCCTATTAGCCTTGCCTCTAGCCAAGCAGGCCAGGTCGGTTACCCTTGTGGACATTTCGGAGAAAATGCTGGAGCAAGCCCGTTTGAAAGCAAATCAGCAAGACATCAAGAATATCCAGTTTTTGGAGCAAGATTTACTGGCAAATCCCTTGGAGCAACAATTTGACCTGATTATTGTCAGTCGGGTTCTTCATCATATGCCTGATCTAGATGCGACTCTTGCCATGTTTCACCATCATCTTAGGGAGAATGGACAGGTCCTCATTGCTGATTTTGTCAAGACAGATACCAACCACCATGGTTTTGATTTAGCTGAGTTGGAAAAACAGCTAATTGAGCATGGTTTTTCATCTGTGCATAGTCAGATTCTCTATAGCGCTGAAGACCTATTTCAAGGAAATTACGCAGAGCTCTTTTTGACTGTAGCCCAAAAATCAC
This window contains:
- the comGG gene encoding competence type IV pilus minor pilin ComGG, whose amino-acid sequence is MWKKQKVKAGVLLYAVTMAAIFSLLLQFYLNRQVAHHKGFTLNKEKLVAFAMAKRSKDKAEQESGERVFNLGKVTYQNTKTGFATSVRMNRSNYEFLFPSMKPKEKKTDPKEQLSTNSSQQTNQKETDHKADKKGNS
- a CDS encoding class I SAM-dependent methyltransferase, whose protein sequence is MKHDFNHKAETFDSPKNIFLANLVCQAVEKQIALLSDKEILDFGGGTGLLALPLAKQARSVTLVDISEKMLEQARLKANQQDIKNIQFLEQDLLANPLEQQFDLIIVSRVLHHMPDLDATLAMFHHHLRENGQVLIADFVKTDTNHHGFDLAELEKQLIEHGFSSVHSQILYSAEDLFQGNYAELFLTVAQKSLAH